The Cannabis sativa cultivar Pink pepper isolate KNU-18-1 chromosome 8, ASM2916894v1, whole genome shotgun sequence genomic interval TAGAAAGTTTCAAGATTCAACGCACCTGGTTATCATAAGTTGTACTGGGAGCAGGGGGAGCCGAGCTGACGGAGGAGGTGCTTTCTACGGGATAAGATGGAACGCTAGGCACAGTAGGCTTGCTGAAGCTAGCATAAGAGGGTTTAGAGCTAGGAAAAGATGACGCGCCATATACAGGAGGAGGGAGAGGAACCCTTTGGGGTGATCTACCCTGTAGATTCCTGGAAGACGAAATAGTGATGAATCAAAATCTATTAAAATTGTATGATGAAAGAATATGAAGTAAAACAGAGAGAAAACAGTTACCCCAATAAGTTGAGATCCATTGTTGCTTTATACTGAGCAGGAATTTCCATTAATGCTGACAGAGCAAATTCAGTCTCTTTTCGTAATGGGGGAACTTTCTTCGACATTATTTCTGTGAAATTCACAAACtgaaaaaacataaaagaaaaaggaaatagTGTCGTTATAATGCGCCTTTTGATTATATGCAGAAGTTGCAAACATAAAATGAAGAATTCAGAGCACACACCTGAAAATTATCAAAGGCCCGAGCAGGGATATTATCATCGAATTCCTTCATCATGTCCCATGGACCATCTCCAACACCGACTAAAATTATTGAAAGAGGGAATTTGCTGCAATGAGAAAGCCAATCAGAAAACCGATGCAATCAATAATCATGATGCAACATCAAATCAACCATACACACCTAGCTTCAACAATGGCTTCAACAGTCTTCCGCTCCTGGGGACTTAGCTGGCCGTGCTCAGTATTAACACTTCTAGTCACCTAACAAACCAATGTTAAAAGACACTGTTAGCATCAGACTGTTTTCTAAACATGTCTTGTCAATGTcatatttgtacaaccaaactAACATATCCACATGGAGAAAGATTACCTGGCCATCTGCGATTATCACTAGAACATGGTATTGGCCACCACTCTGCTCTACAATGGTCATGGCCATCTCAACTACTGGTGCAAATGAAGTAGGGCCTGTCGTAAAATGATAGGAAAAGCGTGTTACAGAGGTTTGGTAAAATGTTAAAGGTATTTAAATAAATGACAGCCTGATACTGAAGTAAAAGAGTAATGATCGAACCTGCAAGTTTTAGATGGGGAACAACTTCTCTGTATCGACTCAAGACTTCCTCAAAGCCGTTGCAAAACCTCTCATCAGGATAAAAGCTAAACACATCCCGATCATGCGTAGATGCTGCCAAACAAAACAAGGTTATAACTCTaaagaaatttcaaaaaaagaagTCTTAAAGGACACAACAGAGCAAAGAAGTGGTTTAAAATTACCATCTCCAAACCCAAAACAAGGAATCATGTTATCTTCATCAAATGCAGCCAAGGTTTTCCCAATAATGGATATTGCTTGTTCATAGGGATTCAAAGTATCTCCAATGTGATGCAAGCTTTTTCTGTTGAACGACTTCGCACCTATTATCCACAAAACAAAACTCAGCATGTCCCCTAACAAGTACAAGGCATCATAAAACATACTTAATGTATTTAATAAGTTCCAGACTAACCTGTCCACTCATTGCTCTTCGTAAAATCAATACCAACAATAAGATTGGAAGACTCGAGGCCAGCATTGGCAAGAGCCGCAGTCACCTGCAAAAAAGAAATAAACTTCAGTTTATAGCAACTGTTACATCAAGACAAGAAGACTCGCTTTCGCGTCAAATCATTGAGCAAGCATCAGCATTCAGCCCATTAGAAAATACTTACATATATGCCCATGTGCATATTATCAACCAATCACTAAGACCCCATTACATTTTTTTAGTAGAAAAAATTCATACTTTCCTACTCCACCCAATCCATTACCACttgaaaataaactaaaaataaggtAATTCTATTTCTTATCAAAACAAAAGATATCAAAATGTTACCTACTAAAGCAAACTATCagcaatttttaaatatttaacacaCATCCAGAGAattgttatatataaaaaaaagagcaTACATAATGCATATTATTATACTCACTTCATCCAAAGAATTGTAGTTATCAGCAATTCTTGAATACCTCCTGTCCAATCTCCTTACACCAGAAGGGGCGGCCTGAGGTGGGGGCGGCGGCGGGGAAGCATAATACTCCGGTTGCACAAAGGATTCTGGCGGCGCATAAGATTGTTGGGGTTGGTGTTGAGGTGCATAGTATTGTTGAGATGCATAGTTTGGAATCCCTTGTTCATAAGTAGATTCAGGATACTCATTCCAAGAAGAAGAACTAGCCCTTGAACCTAATGACCTCGTCCTATAACTACTATCTTCTTTTGAACTCTTGCCACCCATCAAACCAAATCTCTCTTGATCACAATTAGCAATTCACAAAAATCAACCAAACCTATGCAAATCGAAACCTACAACAAAAATGCCAATAAACCCAGAAAATAaatctttaatatattttgttcAATGGCGGTAACGAAGAAAAAAGAGATTACTTTCTGTAAAGATATATAGGTGTTTTCCTCTGTTATTTACATGAATGAAagcaaaaatattttctttctatacaAACAAAGACCAAAGAGATAGCTTCAAACACGACTGTTTTCCGTAACCGCCTCAAAAGTTTACTTGCTCGGTTAACCTTCCCCATATAAAAATACGTACTTTTCTTCTACAGAAAGCGGACTCTAATTACCAAATTTATTTCAAACATATATACCAAAGAtgtgaaaattggaaaaagtgAGAAAAACAAGAAGAACCCAATTCTtgttttttatcaaaaacttcACAAATAAGAAAAAGGGGATAAATGCAGAACTCAATCAAAAACCctagaattaaaaaattacaacaGATTACACCTGCAACGGATAATTTTGGCGGCAAACAAAATCAAAAACTAGAAAGATCAAACCTTGTAGGCCCTACTAGAAAATGAAACAAAGACTCGAACTTTCAAATACAAAAACTAATTGGATAGAACTTTCTAACCAGAGAAAAAGTCAAATAAGGACTCTAAGCCATTCATTCAAAAGTAaacgaaattaatattttttttattattgttgaaAAGATAACGTAATTGGGTAGGCAAAAGATCGGACCTTTGAACGTCGACGATGATGATAGTACCTGAAACATTTCTCCGGCAagcttcactttttttttttttggtttcttgATTTTTGGATCTGTGATTATGGAAAAAAGGTATAAATTAGTGTTAAAAGAGCAAAGACTTTGAGTGTACGTTTTGGCTTGACTTAAATGGCTATTGTTCTTGTTGTTGATGAGGCAGGCACATCACATGGGACCAAATGAGAATCATGCTTCACTTCACGAATCACATGTTCTTCActgtttctatttttattattattatattattattattattatttaaaacttaaattgaattttgaaaaggAACTTACTAAGAAATTGGACTGTACAGTTATACAATCTCCGCCCCCCAATAATCAGCGAATTCAAaccgatatatatatataataatttgaaataattaaaaaaaattaatattctcacaaatatttattatactatatattaaaaataaaataaaattatatatatttatattcccACTTCTGCTCTTGTATTTCATGTATTAAAATTGTTTCTAACTACCATCCCATTAGCTATTAAATCAAGGAATCCCTACACTATTAAGAGCTAGTTCCTACAATTATCTATTCCCCTAGTATAAATTTCTATCAACTTACCCACTAAGATTTGAAAAAGTAATAGAAGTTTTGatgaataaatttaaaaaaaaaaaatgaaggaaaaTGATTAGGATTGATTGGGTAGGGTTGACGTTGTTACTTGGTGGAGTGAGCACTTTGGATATGCTCAACAATTTTGGT includes:
- the LOC115699480 gene encoding E3 ubiquitin-protein ligase RGLG2 yields the protein MGGKSSKEDSSYRTRSLGSRASSSSWNEYPESTYEQGIPNYASQQYYAPQHQPQQSYAPPESFVQPEYYASPPPPPPQAAPSGVRRLDRRYSRIADNYNSLDEVTAALANAGLESSNLIVGIDFTKSNEWTGAKSFNRKSLHHIGDTLNPYEQAISIIGKTLAAFDEDNMIPCFGFGDASTHDRDVFSFYPDERFCNGFEEVLSRYREVVPHLKLAGPTSFAPVVEMAMTIVEQSGGQYHVLVIIADGQVTRSVNTEHGQLSPQERKTVEAIVEASKFPLSIILVGVGDGPWDMMKEFDDNIPARAFDNFQFVNFTEIMSKKVPPLRKETEFALSALMEIPAQYKATMDLNLLGNLQGRSPQRVPLPPPVYGASSFPSSKPSYASFSKPTVPSVPSYPVESTSSVSSAPPAPSTTYDNQVCPICLTDPKDMAFGCGHQTCCECGKDLETCPICRSTISTRIKLY